Proteins from a genomic interval of Candidatus Methylomirabilota bacterium:
- a CDS encoding endonuclease domain-containing protein: MRGAVCETPRDYARGLRRRQTDAERRLWFRLRDRRLFGVKFSRQVPIGPYVADFCCREQRLVVELDGGQHALSAADDASRSEDLARLGYRVLRFWNHDVLGKAIARALGRLDNRPSPRPSPREGEGEEGR; this comes from the coding sequence GTGAGGGGCGCGGTCTGCGAGACCCCGCGCGACTACGCACGCGGTCTCCGTCGGAGGCAGACGGATGCGGAACGCCGGCTATGGTTCCGGCTGCGCGACCGACGCCTCTTCGGCGTGAAGTTCTCACGCCAGGTGCCCATCGGGCCGTACGTGGCCGATTTCTGCTGCCGCGAGCAGAGGCTCGTCGTCGAGTTAGACGGTGGTCAGCACGCACTCAGCGCGGCGGACGATGCCTCGCGCAGCGAAGATCTCGCGCGTCTCGGCTATCGCGTCCTTCGTTTCTGGAATCACGACGTGCTGGGCAAGGCCATTGCTCGGGCGCTCGGCCGTCTCGACAACCGCCCCTCACCCCGGCCCTCTCCCCGGGAGGGAGAGGGAGAAGAGGGGCGATGA